In Liquorilactobacillus hordei DSM 19519, the following proteins share a genomic window:
- a CDS encoding tyrosine-protein phosphatase: MTVDYTKKTTIVNIRDIGGIPVTHGQLKEKTFFRSGELCNISPYDSSFLEDKLHLKKIYDFRRPEEIANRPDSVFEKIAYENINLMSTAGQANPSLKNMTISDNIESHMFDAYTELVLGHSAQTGYHTFLMELVKNPQPIIFHCFAGKDRTGFAAALILKIAGATSDEIYRDYLQTNEDRKEANKTILNAFANRLTPKKLAGLEVSLNVKSDYLEHAFDLISQRFGGFDDYLLDGLNLPKDYVADFQKNYVI; the protein is encoded by the coding sequence CTGTTACACATGGTCAATTAAAAGAGAAAACATTTTTTAGAAGTGGCGAATTATGCAATATTTCTCCGTATGATAGCTCTTTTCTTGAAGATAAACTACATCTTAAAAAAATATACGACTTCAGACGACCAGAGGAAATTGCAAATCGACCAGACTCTGTATTTGAAAAAATTGCATACGAAAACATCAATTTGATGTCGACAGCTGGTCAGGCTAACCCCAGCCTTAAAAATATGACAATCTCTGATAACATAGAATCGCACATGTTTGATGCATACACTGAACTTGTATTAGGCCACTCTGCTCAAACAGGTTATCATACTTTTCTCATGGAATTAGTTAAAAATCCTCAGCCAATAATTTTTCATTGTTTCGCTGGAAAAGATCGTACTGGTTTTGCTGCTGCCCTGATTCTAAAAATAGCAGGTGCTACATCTGATGAAATCTATAGGGATTATCTACAAACAAATGAAGATCGCAAAGAAGCCAATAAAACAATTTTGAATGCTTTCGCAAATCGACTAACTCCTAAAAAACTAGCAGGACTAGAAGTATCATTGAATGTTAAAAGCGATTATTTAGAACATGCATTTGATTTAATAAGCCAACGCTTTGGAGGTTTTGACGACTATCTCCTTGATGGACTTAATCTTCCAAAAGACTACGTTGCAGATTTTCAAAAGAATTATGTTATTTAG